One genomic region from Silvibacterium dinghuense encodes:
- a CDS encoding TonB-dependent receptor, giving the protein MRFRKHFYVLVIGVFLLTACRYAMAQATTSLGGRVTDSSGAIIPGATVKLTLESTSATRVNTTNSSGEFQFSQLKPGRYDLTVSMGGFQTAEKTGMDLLVSQPATFNVTLGVAAVTQQVEVTSNVQPVLNTTDATMGNAFQGKQVESLPIEGRNVPDLLSLQPGVTYMGRTDDQNGTNAVGNNASDSRSGAVNGGRSDQSNITLDGVDVNDVNNGYAFTSVLRVTQDSVAEFRVTTSNPDADAGRSSGAQVALVTRSGGNQLHGALYEYNRSNLFEANDFFNKQQQLAAGEPNTPPKLIRNVFGGAVSGPILKNKAFYFLNYEGQRDTEGESVNAGAVPTSSYRAGNLQYEYLNASGADQTYLLTPADIQSMDPQNIGVNQAILKIFNAYPAGNDTTQGDGLNTIGYRFPYTIKRSYNTYIARLDWNITSNGRHTAFWRGNLQNDDEPSAPAFPGQPASTSTLTNNKGFAAGYTFLITPNLVNNFRYGLTRQGVDNAGISNEPEVYLAAVAEPESFSRSLSYIIPVQNIVDDLSWTRHTHNLQFGGNIRLIDDRRNSTEDSFPDAQMNQGWLSNGSTVANSGGPFDPPVYGFPAVDFSNYGNEYNSALLGITGILTEGDAIYNYDKQGTALAIGAPVKRDYGWKEFEFYAQDSWKALKNLTLTYGLRYSYLQTPAEKTGTQVGSCMMSNGVCQPFSLSRYYDESAAYAAAGEAANNVGEISFDLNGRYNHKPDFWTPEKGDFAPRFAFAFSPMPESGFFHRIFGNGKTSIRGGYSLVFDHFGAATVNTFDTSGSYGLSSDLSNSPGSVYIGTAPRFTTLYDIPSSILPAAPAGGFPATPASTDFAISWGLDSAIKTPYSHLVDFSIGRELGNGSSLELSYVGRFAHRLLTQEDVAMPTNMAAAGSTYFAAARQLALLSRSGTPVSAVGEIPYFQQVFSALNGVDLGYGAGAVTATQNVYQIFQQNIYNETYALYELDVPDSLSGAGVNPNQTYPSYRFYHDQYSALYAWRSIGYSNYNALEAVYRQRFGAGLEADFNYTLSKSMDLTSQSERLATSGATNYAQIINSWMPNQLYGVSDFDVRHQINSNYIWDIPVGRGKKFFASANRLTDEFVGGWTTTGILRWTSGFPFMMDNGAYYPTNWDIEGWAEQIAKISGKAAARGHLTQRFADPAAVFAAFDHALPGESGTRNPMRGDGYFSWDTGLDKTFPITKKTNLQFRWEMFNITNSVRFDSHSISSTLDNPQNFGQATTLLTNKRLAQFSARVEF; this is encoded by the coding sequence ATGCGTTTCAGAAAGCATTTCTACGTTCTCGTGATCGGTGTATTCCTTCTTACTGCCTGTCGCTACGCCATGGCGCAGGCAACGACCTCTCTGGGCGGCCGTGTGACCGACAGCAGCGGTGCCATCATCCCCGGCGCGACCGTCAAGCTCACGCTGGAATCCACCAGCGCCACGCGTGTGAACACGACCAACAGCAGCGGCGAATTCCAGTTCTCGCAGCTCAAGCCCGGCCGATATGACCTCACTGTCTCCATGGGTGGCTTCCAGACCGCGGAGAAGACCGGCATGGACCTGCTGGTGAGCCAGCCGGCGACGTTCAACGTCACGCTGGGCGTGGCCGCCGTGACCCAGCAGGTGGAGGTGACGAGCAACGTGCAGCCGGTGCTGAACACCACCGACGCGACCATGGGCAATGCCTTCCAGGGCAAGCAGGTGGAGTCGCTGCCGATCGAAGGCCGCAACGTGCCCGATCTGCTCAGCCTCCAGCCCGGCGTCACGTACATGGGCCGCACCGACGATCAGAACGGCACCAACGCCGTCGGCAACAACGCGAGCGACTCGCGCAGCGGCGCGGTGAACGGCGGACGCAGCGACCAGTCGAACATCACCCTCGACGGCGTCGACGTGAACGATGTCAACAACGGTTACGCCTTTACCAGCGTGCTGCGCGTCACGCAGGATTCGGTGGCCGAGTTCCGCGTGACGACGAGCAATCCCGATGCCGATGCCGGCCGCTCCTCCGGCGCGCAGGTGGCGCTGGTCACGCGCAGCGGCGGCAACCAGCTGCACGGCGCGCTCTACGAATACAACCGCAGCAATCTTTTCGAAGCGAACGACTTCTTCAACAAGCAGCAGCAGCTTGCCGCCGGCGAGCCGAACACGCCGCCCAAGCTCATCCGCAACGTCTTCGGCGGAGCTGTGAGCGGGCCCATCCTGAAGAACAAGGCCTTCTACTTTCTGAACTACGAAGGCCAGCGCGACACCGAGGGCGAGAGCGTGAACGCGGGCGCAGTGCCTACCAGCTCCTATCGTGCCGGCAATCTGCAGTACGAATATCTGAATGCCTCCGGCGCCGATCAGACCTACCTGCTCACTCCCGCCGACATCCAGTCGATGGACCCGCAGAACATCGGTGTGAACCAGGCGATTCTCAAGATCTTCAACGCCTATCCCGCAGGCAACGACACGACGCAGGGCGACGGCCTGAATACCATCGGCTATCGCTTCCCCTACACCATCAAGCGCAGCTACAACACCTACATCGCCCGCCTGGACTGGAACATCACCTCGAACGGCAGGCACACCGCCTTCTGGCGCGGCAACCTGCAGAATGACGATGAGCCCTCTGCGCCGGCCTTTCCCGGCCAGCCCGCATCCACCAGCACGCTCACCAACAACAAAGGCTTCGCCGCGGGTTATACGTTCCTGATCACTCCGAACCTGGTGAACAACTTCCGCTACGGCCTCACGCGCCAGGGCGTCGATAACGCCGGCATCTCGAATGAGCCGGAGGTCTATCTCGCCGCGGTGGCCGAGCCGGAATCCTTCAGCCGCTCGCTCTCCTACATCATTCCGGTGCAGAACATCGTCGACGATCTCTCCTGGACCCGGCACACGCACAACCTGCAGTTCGGCGGCAATATCCGCCTCATCGACGATCGCCGCAACAGCACGGAGGACTCCTTCCCCGACGCGCAGATGAACCAGGGCTGGCTCTCGAACGGCTCGACCGTGGCTAACAGCGGCGGCCCCTTCGATCCGCCGGTCTATGGCTTCCCGGCCGTCGATTTCTCCAACTACGGCAATGAGTACAACAGTGCGCTGCTCGGCATCACCGGCATCCTCACCGAGGGCGACGCGATCTACAACTACGACAAGCAAGGCACGGCGCTGGCCATCGGCGCGCCGGTCAAGCGCGACTACGGCTGGAAGGAGTTCGAGTTCTACGCGCAGGACTCATGGAAGGCGCTCAAGAACCTGACCCTGACCTACGGCCTGCGCTACTCCTATTTGCAGACCCCGGCGGAGAAGACCGGCACGCAGGTCGGCTCCTGCATGATGAGCAACGGTGTCTGCCAGCCCTTCTCGCTCAGCAGGTATTACGACGAGAGCGCGGCATATGCGGCTGCGGGTGAGGCGGCAAACAATGTCGGCGAAATTTCCTTCGACCTGAACGGCCGCTACAACCACAAGCCCGATTTCTGGACGCCGGAGAAGGGCGACTTCGCTCCGCGCTTCGCCTTCGCCTTCAGCCCCATGCCGGAGTCGGGCTTCTTTCATCGCATCTTCGGCAACGGCAAGACCAGCATCCGCGGCGGCTACTCGCTGGTCTTCGATCACTTCGGCGCGGCCACGGTGAACACCTTCGACACCAGCGGCTCCTACGGTCTCTCGTCCGATCTCTCCAACTCGCCGGGCTCGGTCTACATCGGCACGGCGCCGCGCTTCACCACGCTCTATGACATCCCGTCGAGCATTCTGCCCGCCGCGCCCGCCGGTGGTTTTCCCGCTACGCCCGCGAGCACGGACTTCGCCATCAGCTGGGGGCTCGACTCGGCGATCAAGACGCCGTATTCGCACCTGGTCGATTTCTCCATCGGCCGCGAGCTGGGCAATGGCTCGTCGCTGGAGCTCTCGTATGTCGGCCGCTTCGCGCATCGCCTGCTGACGCAGGAGGACGTGGCCATGCCGACCAACATGGCCGCGGCCGGCAGCACGTATTTCGCCGCCGCGCGCCAGCTCGCGCTGCTCTCCCGCTCCGGCACCCCGGTGAGCGCGGTGGGAGAGATTCCTTACTTCCAGCAGGTCTTTTCTGCGCTGAACGGTGTCGATCTCGGCTATGGAGCGGGCGCCGTCACCGCGACGCAGAACGTCTACCAGATCTTTCAGCAGAACATCTACAACGAGACCTACGCGCTCTATGAGCTGGACGTGCCGGACTCGCTCAGCGGCGCGGGTGTCAACCCGAATCAGACGTATCCGTCCTATCGCTTCTATCACGATCAGTACTCGGCGCTGTATGCGTGGCGTTCCATCGGCTACTCGAATTACAACGCGCTCGAAGCCGTCTATCGCCAGCGCTTCGGCGCGGGGCTCGAGGCCGACTTCAACTACACGCTCTCGAAATCGATGGATCTCACCTCGCAGTCCGAGCGCCTGGCTACCTCCGGCGCGACCAACTACGCGCAGATCATCAACAGCTGGATGCCCAACCAGCTCTACGGCGTCTCCGACTTCGACGTGCGGCACCAGATCAACTCCAACTACATCTGGGATATTCCCGTCGGCCGCGGCAAGAAGTTCTTCGCCTCGGCCAACCGGCTCACGGATGAGTTCGTAGGCGGCTGGACGACCACCGGCATTCTTCGCTGGACGAGCGGCTTCCCCTTCATGATGGACAACGGAGCCTACTATCCGACGAACTGGGACATCGAAGGATGGGCGGAGCAGATCGCGAAGATTTCGGGCAAGGCTGCCGCGCGCGGTCATCTCACGCAGCGTTTTGCCGATCCGGCTGCGGTCTTCGCGGCCTTCGATCATGCGCTGCCGGGCGAGTCCGGCACACGCAATCCCATGCGCGGTGACGGCTACTTCTCCTGGGATACCGGTCTCGACAAGACCTTCCCTATCACGAAGAAGACCAATCTCCAGTTCCGCTGGGAGATGTTTAACATCACAAACAGCGTGCGCTTCGATTCGCACTCCATCAGCTCCACGCTCGACAACCCGCAGAACTTTGGACAGGCCACCACCCTGCTCACCAACAAGCGCCTCGCACAGTTCTCCGCAAGAGTGGAGTTTTAA
- a CDS encoding FMN-dependent NADH-azoreductase, giving the protein MSVLLRVDSSPMFAASVSRHLTDQFVEKWSAKHHGGQVVTRDLNKTELKPLTAEWVAAAYTPEEARTPEQKQLLALSDELVAEIEKADELVIGLPMHNFSIAGVTKLWIDLIARVGKTFSYGAEGPKGLLKNKKITFLVATGGKYDPGTAYESFNFVEPYVRTVFAFLGVTDVKFITAGGTAALRNPETNRESFLQPYEEAVAAHLG; this is encoded by the coding sequence ATGTCTGTCCTGCTTCGTGTCGATTCGAGCCCGATGTTCGCGGCTTCCGTCTCCCGTCATCTCACCGACCAGTTTGTCGAGAAGTGGTCGGCCAAGCACCACGGTGGCCAGGTGGTCACCCGCGACCTGAACAAGACCGAGCTGAAGCCTCTGACCGCCGAGTGGGTGGCCGCAGCCTACACGCCGGAAGAAGCCCGCACGCCGGAACAGAAGCAGCTGCTGGCGCTTTCCGATGAGCTGGTCGCCGAGATCGAAAAGGCCGATGAGCTGGTGATTGGCCTGCCCATGCACAACTTCAGCATCGCCGGCGTGACCAAGCTGTGGATCGACCTGATCGCCCGCGTAGGCAAGACCTTCTCCTACGGCGCCGAAGGCCCCAAGGGTCTGCTCAAGAACAAGAAGATCACCTTCCTAGTGGCCACCGGCGGCAAGTACGATCCGGGCACCGCATATGAGTCGTTCAACTTCGTCGAGCCGTATGTCCGCACCGTCTTCGCCTTCCTGGGCGTGACCGATGTGAAGTTCATCACCGCCGGCGGCACCGCCGCGCTGCGCAATCCCGAGACCAACCGCGAAAGCTTCCTGCAGCCATATGAAGAAGCGGTGGCCGCTCACCTGGGCTAA